DNA sequence from the Spirochaetota bacterium genome:
AAAAATCTCCATGAGGATATTCAGATACGAAAGCATATAATGAGTAAATTTAAAGCTGCAGGAATTGCAAAGGTTGGCATTGAACGATTCCCTGATAGGATTAATGTATATATTCATACTGCACGGCCAGGTTTACTTATTGGACGAAAAGGGGTTGATATAGAAAACTTGAAAGAGGAATTACAGAAGAAAGTTCAGAAAAATGTAAATATATATGTTCAGGAAGTTAAAAAACCTGAACGTGTTGCAAAATTGGTTGCCGAACAGATAGCTGCACAGATTGAAAATCGTTTCCCTTACCGTAGAGCTATCAAGCAAGCTATAACAGCTGCAATGCGAAGTGGAGCATTGGGGATTAAGGTTAATATTTCGGGGCGATTAAATGGCGCAGAAATGGCTAGGGATGAGTCTTATAAAGAGGGAAGGATTCCCCTGCATACGTTACGAGCAGATATTGATTATGGCTTTGCAGAAGCTCTCACAACATTTGGGCTTATCGGGATAAAAGTGTGGATCTATAATGGCGATGTCCTTTCCAATGTTGAAGAGCAGGAAGAAGAAAAATTTGCATTACGTAAAAAATCACGATAATTGAATAAAGGTGCACGAGTATGTTGATGCCTAATAGAACAAGGTACAGAAAAGTACAACGTGGTAGAATGAAAGGGAAGGCACTCCGTGGTTCTACTATCCATTTTGGCGAGTATGCATTAAAATCAATTGAATGTGGTGAAATTAATTCACGACAGATTGAAGCAGCTCGTATTGCCATCAGCCGTAAAGTTAAACGTGGTGGTAAATTATGGATTAGAATTTTTCCAGACAGGCCTTTTACCAAAAAACCAGCTGAAACGCGAATGGGTAAAGGGAAAGGAAATCCCGAAGGTTTTGTGGCACGTATTAAGCCTGGAAGAATTTTATTTGAACTGGCTGGTATTGATGATGCCATTGCACGAGAAGCATTGTTATTGGCAGCTCATAAATTGCCTGTTAAAACAAAGATTATTTCAATACATGATACTAATTAGTGTTGGAGTTGTTCAATGAAGGGTAAATTAGATGAATTGACCATAGATGAGCTGAAAAGAAGTTTGCAGGAAGCAAAAGAAGAACTACGAAAAGAGCGATTTAAAAGAACAGTAAGCAGAGTTGAAAATCCCAAAAAGGCAATGCTGCTGAGAAAGCAGATTGCACGAATTTTAACCTTGTTAAGGGAATATGAGTTAGGCAAAAGGACATTACGAAGTAAATA
Encoded proteins:
- the rpsC gene encoding 30S ribosomal protein S3; translation: MGQKVNPIGLRIGIIRTWDSVWFAEKDEYRKNLHEDIQIRKHIMSKFKAAGIAKVGIERFPDRINVYIHTARPGLLIGRKGVDIENLKEELQKKVQKNVNIYVQEVKKPERVAKLVAEQIAAQIENRFPYRRAIKQAITAAMRSGALGIKVNISGRLNGAEMARDESYKEGRIPLHTLRADIDYGFAEALTTFGLIGIKVWIYNGDVLSNVEEQEEEKFALRKKSR
- the rplP gene encoding 50S ribosomal protein L16 — translated: MLMPNRTRYRKVQRGRMKGKALRGSTIHFGEYALKSIECGEINSRQIEAARIAISRKVKRGGKLWIRIFPDRPFTKKPAETRMGKGKGNPEGFVARIKPGRILFELAGIDDAIAREALLLAAHKLPVKTKIISIHDTN
- the rpmC gene encoding 50S ribosomal protein L29; translation: MKGKLDELTIDELKRSLQEAKEELRKERFKRTVSRVENPKKAMLLRKQIARILTLLREYELGKRTLRSK